The Oscillatoria acuminata PCC 6304 genomic interval GTCCCGAGGGATGGGTTTTGCCGGGACCGCTTAACCCATCAATTCTTGACTTTTGTCCCCAGATTTTAGGACCCCGATGGTTACTATCCTCGGGAGATCGCCTTATCCCAAAGGCAGTTTGCTATCCCTTGAGGCTGTAGACTTGTTCAGACTCACGAAAACTGGATTGAGTCTTACTCCGCAAACAAGCGCACGAGGCTAAACAAACCGGCTCCTAAAAGAGCGGCGACTGGAACGGTAATAATCCAGGCTAAAAATACTCCCCGCAGGGTGTCCAAGCGAATGGATTTAGGGTTTTGCACCAATCCAATGCCAATCACACCCCCAACTAAGGAATGAGAGGTGGAAACGGGTAAACCAAACCGAGAAGCGATTAATACCGTAGTCGCCGTGGCCAGTTCTGCACAGAATCCACCACTGGGTTTTAGGGCAATAATCTTTTCGCCGACGGTGGCTATTACTTTTTTACCCCATATTCCCAGCCCTGTCACGATGCCTGCACCCCCCAATAGCAAAATCCACAGGGGAACGCTGAAATCATCCAAGGGAACGGATCCGGTCCGGCGAATATAGGCGATCGCCGCTAAAGGGGCCACTGCATTCCCCACATCGTTGGATCCGTGAGCAAAAGCCACAAAACAAGCACTCAGCACTTGAAACCGCGCCAGTTGCTTTTCAACGGGGGAGGAATACACCGTCGAGTTGATTTCTGAGTTTTTCTCTAAATCGGTCTCTTGCTCCAACTCTTGCTCCAGTTCTTGCTCCAGTTCTTGCTCCAGTTCTTGCTCCAACTCTTGCCAATTTTCCCCATTCCCTTGTTCTAGGTTACGCCACTGAACCAGGGTGAGTCCAACTGCCGCCATCCCCCCCACCAACAAGGGTAAATCTTGCGGAGGAAGGACAATCCCAAACTGAGTCCCAATCCACACATTGACCGGATGCAGGACCTTGGGAAGCACAATAATCCCAAAGACGCCCAACAGCAGACTACTCAACCAAGGAATCCATTGGTCTAACTGTTGTAACGGTTCTGGGTGTTCTAAAATCCACCGCTTGATGAAACTATAAACTGTAGCGGCAATCAGAGCGCTAATGGCTGGGGT includes:
- a CDS encoding inorganic phosphate transporter encodes the protein MTALLALLAFYVAANLGANDVANSMGTSVGSKALTLRQALVIAGILEFTGAVLFGQEVSQTLATSVLEPSVFAHAPHLLLTGMICVMVTCGIWLQVATSQGWPVASSHAIIGAIAGFSIVAVGFDAVDWSTIGLISISWLLTPAISALIAATVYSFIKRWILEHPEPLQQLDQWIPWLSSLLLGVFGIIVLPKVLHPVNVWIGTQFGIVLPPQDLPLLVGGMAAVGLTLVQWRNLEQGNGENWQELEQELEQELEQELEQELEQETDLEKNSEINSTVYSSPVEKQLARFQVLSACFVAFAHGSNDVGNAVAPLAAIAYIRRTGSVPLDDFSVPLWILLLGGAGIVTGLGIWGKKVIATVGEKIIALKPSGGFCAELATATTVLIASRFGLPVSTSHSLVGGVIGIGLVQNPKSIRLDTLRGVFLAWIITVPVAALLGAGLFSLVRLFAE